Below is a genomic region from Deinococcus koreensis.
TCAGTTACGCTGGATCATGACTCAGACTCCCGCCGGGCCGCCCCAGCACCCCATCGAAGGCATCCTCGACATCCTGAAAGAAGCGGTCGAGGGGGGCACGCCCGGCCAGGGCACCGCGTTCCTGGACGGCACGGCCGCCGACGGCAGCGGCAACCACGGCCTGCTCGCCACGCTGGAGGGCCTTGATCCCGTGCAGGCCAGCCACGACGTCCACGGCACCTCGATCGCCGGACAGGCCCGCCACACCGCGTTCCATATGGAGGTCATCGTGCGCTGGGAGCGGGACGGCGACCGGGGGCCGTTCGACTGGAAGGGCAGCTTTCACCCCACACAGGTGGACGAGCTGGAGTGGGCCGAGCTGCGTGGGCGGGTGCGGCGCGCCTACGAGGAACTGACGGCCTTCGCCCGGACTCAGCTGGAGCGGCCGCTGACTGGCGACATGACGGGCGGCCTGGCCGGGGGACTGGCCCACGTCGCCTACCACCTGGGCGCCATCCGGCAGATGGTCAAGACGGTGTCGTAAGGGTGTGACATGAGGTGGTTGACGTGAGGTTCGGCCCATGACCCCGCGGCCCTTCGCCGACCGCGATACGCCCGGCTGGGTGGCGCTGTCGAACCTCGTGCTGGATCGTCAGGCTACCGTCGAGGCGTTCCGGGCGGAGGACGCCCGCCGCGATCCGGCTCACCCCATGCGCCGCTGGGTGACGCTGGACGGCGCTCAGATCGTGGGCATGGCGGCCCTGTACTTCTGGCCCTTCGATCCACCTGGGTTCCTGCATGTCAGCGTGCTCGTCCACCCGCAGCGGCGGGGACGGGGCCTGGGGCGGGCGCTGTGGAACCACGCGCTGCAGGAGGCGCGCGGCCATCGCCCCGCCGGGCTGGTCACGGACGTCAGCGACCTCGACCCGGCGAGCCTCGCCTGGGCCGGGCGACGTGGATTCCACACCCATGCCCACCGTTTCGCCTCCGAACTGGATCTGACCGCGTTCGACGAAACGGCGTTCGAGACGGATCTCAGGCGCGCCGCGGCCCAGGGGGTCACCTTCAGCGATCTGGGTTCGGCCGACGCCACCACACTGGAGCGCTTCCTGAACTTCGTGGCCGACCGCCTGACCGAGACGCCGGATCTGGCGGGCCACCCGCGCTGGCCGCTGGGTCAGGTGCGGCAGGCGCTCCATCTGGACAGTGACCCGCGCCCCGACTGGTTCATCCTGGCCGTCTCCCCGCAGGGCGAATGGCTGGGCACCACGGCCATGATCCGCATCCGGCACGCGAACATGGCGTACAACGAACTCACGGCCACCCATCCGCAGGCCCGTGGGCGGGGGCTGGCCCTGCCGCTCAAGCTCCAGGCCATCCCGGCCTGAGCGTCATGCGAACCAACAACCACAGCCAGAACGCCCCCATGCTCGCGGTGAACCGTCGGCTGGGCTTCCAGTCGAAACCGGGCCGTTTCGAGCTGCATCTGCGCCTGGACGACCCTGCGCCGGAATGATTCAGCGCCCCGGGCGTCACCACGGGGCGCTGCGTCGACCACTGTCCTCTACTTCTTCCGCTTGAAGGGGTTCCAGCCGCGCTTCTCCTCGACCTTGGGAGCGGCGGGCACCGGATCACCCGGACGAACCGCCGTGCGAGGCGGAAAGGTGCCGTGCCGTCCGGCTTTCTTGTCAGGTTCGGGCGCTGGCTTCTTCGCCTCGTCCTCGTAGATCTCGTCCTCGGGCATCTGGCCCAGCGCGACCAGCAGCGCCCGGCGGATGGCGTCGGCCGTGGGGCGGTCGTTGACCCGCTTGGCCAGGGCGAGTTCGGCCATCTTCGACACGTTCCGGGGCACCTGCGGGTTCGTGTGGCTCAGGGCCACCGGAAACCGGGTCAGGTGCGCGACCATCAGCTCCTCGTAGGTGTTGCCCTGGAACGGCCGGTCGCCGCTCAGCAGCTCGTACATCAGGATGCCCAGGCTGTAGACGTCGCTGGCGCTGCTGCTGGGTTCGCCGTGGTAGATCTCGGGCGCCATGTAATACGGGCTGCCGCTGACCTTGCCGCCCTGCGAGGTGAAGTAGGTGCTGCCCATGTCGCCCAGTGCGGCGTGGCCCTCGCTGTTCAGGTACACGTTCTGGGTCTTGACGTCCTGGTGCACCGCTCCCTGGTGGTGCAGGTAGGTCAGCGACGAGGCCACGTCCGCCAGGATCTGCAGGGCGTTCTCGACCGGCAGCGTGCGGGTCAGCAGCTGGCTGAGCTGATCGCTCAGGGCGCCGTTGGGAAAGTACTCCATGGCCAGGAACGCCTGCTGCCCGAACGGCGTGCCGGCGTAGCCCCGAACCAGCCGTGGATGGCGGAACTTGAGCGTCAGCCTGACCTCGTTGCCGAAGCGCTCGGCCGCATCCTGCACCTTCAGCGTGTGCTCGTGCGGAATCTTCAGCGCGACCTTGCGGCCCTCGCCGTCCACCGCGAGATGCACGGTCGAGGTGTTCCCGCGACCGAGGACGCGGTGCAGGCTGTAACCGGGGATGGCGGGAGCATCACTCATGGTCGTCAGCGGAGTCGGGAAAGGAAATCATGGTCAACTGTATGCCTCTTTCGGCGCGGACGGTGTCACGGGAAGGATGAGGAGGCGGTCTTGAACCCGCGGTGTCGTTGAACCCGGTCTGACCTCGGTGCGGCCCATTTGACCGCATGGACTCTTCCGGAACTCTTTCACCCCCGCGCAGGCCGGAGCGGGACAGGCGGGAGTGGGAGAGGCGCCCCCGTGTTCAGCCGCAGGTCTCTCCGTGGGCGCCTGCCCAGCAACACCTACTCGTCGTCCGCGCCTTCCTCGGCCACGCGCTTACCGGCCATCCACTCCAGTCCGGCCCACATCAGGTCGTCCAGGTCGCCGTCCAGCACGTCGTCGGGGTTGTGCTTCATCAGGCCGGTGCGGTGATCCTTGATGTACTGCTTGTCGAGCACGTACGAGCGGATCTGCGAGCCCCACTCGATCTTCTTCTGCTCGCCGCGCGCCTTGGCTTCCTCGGCCTCGCGCTTCTTGATCTCGATGTCGTAGAGGCGCTGCTTGAGAATCTGGAGCGCGATGTCATGGTTCTTGATCTGCGAACGCGTGACCTGCGAGG
It encodes:
- a CDS encoding DinB family protein — protein: MTQTPAGPPQHPIEGILDILKEAVEGGTPGQGTAFLDGTAADGSGNHGLLATLEGLDPVQASHDVHGTSIAGQARHTAFHMEVIVRWERDGDRGPFDWKGSFHPTQVDELEWAELRGRVRRAYEELTAFARTQLERPLTGDMTGGLAGGLAHVAYHLGAIRQMVKTVS
- a CDS encoding GNAT family N-acetyltransferase, yielding MTPRPFADRDTPGWVALSNLVLDRQATVEAFRAEDARRDPAHPMRRWVTLDGAQIVGMAALYFWPFDPPGFLHVSVLVHPQRRGRGLGRALWNHALQEARGHRPAGLVTDVSDLDPASLAWAGRRGFHTHAHRFASELDLTAFDETAFETDLRRAAAQGVTFSDLGSADATTLERFLNFVADRLTETPDLAGHPRWPLGQVRQALHLDSDPRPDWFILAVSPQGEWLGTTAMIRIRHANMAYNELTATHPQARGRGLALPLKLQAIPA
- a CDS encoding serine/threonine-protein kinase, which encodes MSDAPAIPGYSLHRVLGRGNTSTVHLAVDGEGRKVALKIPHEHTLKVQDAAERFGNEVRLTLKFRHPRLVRGYAGTPFGQQAFLAMEYFPNGALSDQLSQLLTRTLPVENALQILADVASSLTYLHHQGAVHQDVKTQNVYLNSEGHAALGDMGSTYFTSQGGKVSGSPYYMAPEIYHGEPSSSASDVYSLGILMYELLSGDRPFQGNTYEELMVAHLTRFPVALSHTNPQVPRNVSKMAELALAKRVNDRPTADAIRRALLVALGQMPEDEIYEDEAKKPAPEPDKKAGRHGTFPPRTAVRPGDPVPAAPKVEEKRGWNPFKRKK